The proteins below are encoded in one region of Podarcis raffonei isolate rPodRaf1 chromosome 6, rPodRaf1.pri, whole genome shotgun sequence:
- the PM20D1 gene encoding N-fatty-acyl-amino acid synthase/hydrolase PM20D1 isoform X1, with product MIRRGTRRSPRDPERRPEGAKMAALSGRARGALWVALLALCGTVLALLAVVLVRTYAPRSPAPSPELWARRSRQQRLEPSFSPQERRELKEALQGAIRMQTVSFSANDQNTTALAEFEPYIRKAFPAVFSAAFIKHEVIGEYSHLFTIQGSNAQLQPYMLLAHIDVVPASPDGWDVSDPFSAEERDGFIYGRGTLDNKNSVMGILHALEFLLRRNYRPHRSFYIGLGHDEEVGGQKGAMKIVAELESRGIQLSFVLDEGSFIFDGIVTGIEKPVASIGITEKGAITANFTVTSEPGHSSAPPKRTSIGILSEALAKLEQHPMPNLFGHGPETLMFEQLAPDFSFPLNIIMSNLWLFGPLVGRFLEQTPTTNALVRTTTAITMFHAGVKSNVIPPSANATVNFRIHSSQTVDEVLGIVDKTIDDKRVKIEMDSAFDPLPVSPWDDQTFGVQVFRQTIQDVFPDVGSVAPGICIANTDSRHYVNLTNAIYRFNPVMFKPEDLPRFHGLNERISIEGYEKQVQFIFQLIQNSDISQSTEPHANHEL from the exons ATGATTCGCAGGGGGACGCGCCGATCTCCGAGGGACCCCGAGCGGAGGCCAGAAGGCGCCAAGATGGCGGCGCTGAGCGGCCGAGCGCGAGGGGCTCTCTGGGTGGCTTTGCTGGCCCTGTGCGGGACTGTGCTGGCCCTGCTGGCCGTCGTCCTGGTCCGGACCTACGCCCCGCGAAGCCCCGCGCCGTCTCCGGAGCTCTGGGCGCGGAGGAGCCGGCAGCAGCGCCTGGAGCCCTCGTTTAGTCCCCAAGAGCGGCGGGAGCTCAAAGAGGCGCTGCAAG gTGCCATCAGAATGCAAACAGTTTCCTTCTCAGCAAATGATCAAAATACAACAGCCCTGGCAGAATTTGAGCCATATATTCGTAAAG CCTTTCCTGCAGTGTTTTCTGCAGCATTCATTAAACATGAAGTTATTGGGGAATATAGCCACCTATTCACCATCCAGGGCTCTAACGCTCAGCTGCAGCCCTACATGCTGCTTGCACATATAGATGTTGTTCCAGCTTCTCCAGACGGGTGGGACGTCAGTGACCCTTTCTCTGCTGAGGAACGTGATGGGTTTATATATGGAAGAGGAACACTCGATAACAAAAACTCTGTTATG GGGATTCTGCATGCTCTAGAATTCTTACTGAGACGAAATTACAGACCTCACAGGTCTTTCTATATTGGCCTTGGGCATGATGAAGAG GTGGGGGGTCAAAAAGGAGCCATGAAGATTGTGGCTGAATTGGAATCTAGAGGAATTCAACTTTCTTTCGTGCTTGATGAAGGAAGCTTCATCTTTGATGGTATTGTCACTGGAATAGAGAAACCAGTAGCTTC AATAGGTATCACAGAAAAGGGTGCCATTACAGCAAATTTCACTGTGACATCAGAGCCTGGTCATTCTTCTGCACCACCTAAAAGGACAAGTATTGGTATTCTTTCTGAAGCATTAGCCAA GTTGGAGCAGCATCCCATGCCCAATCTGTTTGGTCATGGGCCTGAAACCCTGATGTTTGAGCAATTGGCACCAGAT TTCAGCTTCCCTCTAAATATCATTATGTCAAATTTGTGGCTGTTTGGACCACTTGTTGGAAG ATTTCTTGAACAGACGCCTACCACCAATGCCTTAGTTCGGACTACCACTGCAATCACTATGTTTCATGCAGGAGTCAAG TCAAACGTTATCCCCCCCTCTGCAAATGCAACTGTGAATTTCCGCATCCATTCGTCACAAACAGTTGATgag GTCCTGGGCATAGTAGACAAAACAATTGATGACAAGAGAGTAAAGATAGAAATGGACAGTGCCTTTGATCCACTCCCAGTGAGCCCCTGGGACGACCAGACCTTTGGAGTGCAGGTTTTCCGCCAGACCATCCAGGATGTTTTCCCAGATGTTGGCAGTGTAGCTCCAG GTATATGTATTGCTAACACTGACAGCAGACACTATGTCAACCTTACAAATGCTATTTATCGATTTAATCCAGTGATGTTTAAACCCGAAGATTTGCCAAG GTTCCACGGGTTGAATGAACGAATATCTATTGAAGGTTATGAAAAGCAAGTGCAATTTATCTTCCAACTGATTCAAAATTCTGATATCAGCCAATCCACAGAGCCACATGCAAACCATGAGTTGTAA
- the PM20D1 gene encoding N-fatty-acyl-amino acid synthase/hydrolase PM20D1 isoform X2, whose product MIRRGTRRSPRDPERRPEGAKMAALSGRARGALWVALLALCGTVLALLAVVLVRTYAPRSPAPSPELWARRSRQQRLEPSFSPQERRELKEALQGAIRMQTVSFSANDQNTTALAEFEPYIRKAFPAVFSAAFIKHEVIGEYSHLFTIQGSNAQLQPYMLLAHIDVVPASPDGWDVSDPFSAEERDGFIYGRGTLDNKNSVMGILHALEFLLRRNYRPHRSFYIGLGHDEEVGGQKGAMKIVAELESRGIQLSFVLDEGSFIFDGIVTGIEKPVASIGITEKGAITANFTVTSEPGHSSAPPKRTSIGILSEALAKLEQHPMPNLFGHGPETLMFEQLAPDFSFPLNIIMSNLWLFGPLVGRFLEQTPTTNALVRTTTAITMFHAGVKSNVIPPSANATVNFRIHSSQTVDEVLGIVDKTIDDKRVKIEMDSAFDPLPVSPWDDQTFGVQVFRQTIQDVFPDVGSVAPGSTG is encoded by the exons ATGATTCGCAGGGGGACGCGCCGATCTCCGAGGGACCCCGAGCGGAGGCCAGAAGGCGCCAAGATGGCGGCGCTGAGCGGCCGAGCGCGAGGGGCTCTCTGGGTGGCTTTGCTGGCCCTGTGCGGGACTGTGCTGGCCCTGCTGGCCGTCGTCCTGGTCCGGACCTACGCCCCGCGAAGCCCCGCGCCGTCTCCGGAGCTCTGGGCGCGGAGGAGCCGGCAGCAGCGCCTGGAGCCCTCGTTTAGTCCCCAAGAGCGGCGGGAGCTCAAAGAGGCGCTGCAAG gTGCCATCAGAATGCAAACAGTTTCCTTCTCAGCAAATGATCAAAATACAACAGCCCTGGCAGAATTTGAGCCATATATTCGTAAAG CCTTTCCTGCAGTGTTTTCTGCAGCATTCATTAAACATGAAGTTATTGGGGAATATAGCCACCTATTCACCATCCAGGGCTCTAACGCTCAGCTGCAGCCCTACATGCTGCTTGCACATATAGATGTTGTTCCAGCTTCTCCAGACGGGTGGGACGTCAGTGACCCTTTCTCTGCTGAGGAACGTGATGGGTTTATATATGGAAGAGGAACACTCGATAACAAAAACTCTGTTATG GGGATTCTGCATGCTCTAGAATTCTTACTGAGACGAAATTACAGACCTCACAGGTCTTTCTATATTGGCCTTGGGCATGATGAAGAG GTGGGGGGTCAAAAAGGAGCCATGAAGATTGTGGCTGAATTGGAATCTAGAGGAATTCAACTTTCTTTCGTGCTTGATGAAGGAAGCTTCATCTTTGATGGTATTGTCACTGGAATAGAGAAACCAGTAGCTTC AATAGGTATCACAGAAAAGGGTGCCATTACAGCAAATTTCACTGTGACATCAGAGCCTGGTCATTCTTCTGCACCACCTAAAAGGACAAGTATTGGTATTCTTTCTGAAGCATTAGCCAA GTTGGAGCAGCATCCCATGCCCAATCTGTTTGGTCATGGGCCTGAAACCCTGATGTTTGAGCAATTGGCACCAGAT TTCAGCTTCCCTCTAAATATCATTATGTCAAATTTGTGGCTGTTTGGACCACTTGTTGGAAG ATTTCTTGAACAGACGCCTACCACCAATGCCTTAGTTCGGACTACCACTGCAATCACTATGTTTCATGCAGGAGTCAAG TCAAACGTTATCCCCCCCTCTGCAAATGCAACTGTGAATTTCCGCATCCATTCGTCACAAACAGTTGATgag GTCCTGGGCATAGTAGACAAAACAATTGATGACAAGAGAGTAAAGATAGAAATGGACAGTGCCTTTGATCCACTCCCAGTGAGCCCCTGGGACGACCAGACCTTTGGAGTGCAGGTTTTCCGCCAGACCATCCAGGATGTTTTCCCAGATGTTGGCAGTGTAGCTCCAG GTTCCACGGGTTGA